Proteins from a genomic interval of Treponema brennaborense DSM 12168:
- a CDS encoding metal-sensing transcriptional repressor, with translation MENATECTKECCTCRKKHRDTAEFTDLIHRLSRIEGQIRGIRGMVENDSYCVDILTQVSAAQSALNAFSRELLGNHIKTCVADDIRSGKTETVDELVKTLQKLMK, from the coding sequence ATGGAAAACGCAACGGAATGTACGAAAGAATGCTGCACCTGCCGTAAAAAACACCGCGATACGGCGGAATTTACGGATCTGATCCATCGGCTCAGCCGTATTGAAGGCCAGATCAGGGGAATCCGCGGAATGGTGGAAAACGACAGTTACTGCGTGGATATTCTGACACAAGTTTCCGCCGCGCAATCGGCACTGAACGCGTTCAGCCGTGAACTGCTCGGCAACCATATCAAAACGTGCGTTGCCGACGATATCCGTTCCGGAAAAACCGAAACGGTAGATGAACTGGTAAAAACGCTGCAGAAACTGATGAAATGA
- the flgK gene encoding flagellar hook-associated protein FlgK codes for MASSFAGIEMGKRSLMAQSQSISTAGHNISNASTEGYSRQRVQLRQFDPIYRPDLSRAETAGQIGQGVTAESISRVRDELLDSRITAQSNQESYWSTREKYYVMLEQIYNEPNDVSIRSNMDMFWQSWQELSLYPESQAARQSIVTRAGSLTNSIQQRFNSLSGIGTLLNGDIEATVDQVNDYARQIAALNSEIVRSRAMGDNPNDLLDRRDLMVDKLSSLVNITTDQRDPDEFMVHIDGRVLVQGNSARSFDVIPLTDNDGYSKVVWSDTGNDAAISGGSLGALIELRDSDVRSELQNLNTMTMNFADLVNDVHRNAIGANGTTGLDFFTQQPFVTNTAGNYDRNGDGEADTSYIFRISGTNALDPQEQIGLRGSITLSGKTGTVSVPYYPTDTVEAVVSRINDSDGEVKAYLDRNGNLVLKATTAQAQENPDFVIRHVEDSSHFLAGYAGILQGSGPENAYDFARPDSVDVLNGAGTGGGAQYAVSPVLNPSAYIAVNPAITGDVLSVASSFPGASGYGENGDGRAASAIAAIRNSNVMIGRYRTLDDYFAESVTNVALKGEQAEINMLSQNSILADLRTLRDSISGVNVDEELADIIKFQHGYNAAAKFITVMDELLDTVINRLGV; via the coding sequence ATGGCGTCTTCGTTTGCAGGAATTGAAATGGGAAAACGCAGTCTGATGGCGCAAAGTCAGTCTATCAGCACCGCAGGTCATAATATTTCCAACGCCAGTACGGAAGGCTATTCGCGTCAGCGCGTTCAGCTGCGCCAGTTCGACCCCATTTACCGCCCCGATCTGAGCCGTGCCGAAACCGCAGGGCAAATCGGGCAGGGGGTGACCGCCGAAAGCATTTCGCGCGTACGGGACGAGCTGCTCGACTCGCGGATTACCGCACAGTCGAATCAGGAATCCTACTGGAGCACGCGTGAAAAATATTACGTTATGCTCGAACAGATATACAACGAACCGAACGACGTTTCCATTCGCTCGAATATGGATATGTTCTGGCAATCTTGGCAGGAACTTTCCTTGTATCCCGAATCTCAGGCCGCACGCCAATCGATCGTAACGCGCGCCGGTTCGTTGACCAACTCGATTCAGCAGCGTTTCAACAGTTTGTCCGGTATCGGTACCTTGCTGAACGGCGATATCGAAGCGACCGTGGATCAGGTCAACGATTATGCCCGGCAAATCGCCGCACTGAACTCCGAAATAGTCCGTTCGCGCGCGATGGGCGACAATCCGAACGATCTGCTCGATCGGCGCGATTTGATGGTGGATAAGTTGTCTTCACTGGTAAACATTACCACGGATCAGCGCGATCCAGACGAATTCATGGTGCATATCGACGGCCGCGTGCTGGTTCAGGGAAACAGCGCCCGCTCGTTCGACGTTATCCCGCTGACCGACAACGACGGCTACAGCAAAGTGGTCTGGAGCGATACGGGAAACGACGCCGCCATCTCCGGCGGTTCGCTGGGCGCGCTGATCGAATTACGCGATTCCGACGTTCGCTCCGAATTGCAGAATCTGAACACCATGACGATGAATTTTGCCGATTTGGTAAACGACGTACACCGGAACGCGATCGGTGCGAACGGTACGACCGGGCTCGACTTTTTTACGCAGCAGCCGTTCGTAACGAATACTGCCGGTAATTACGACCGCAACGGCGACGGGGAAGCGGACACGTCGTATATCTTCCGCATCAGCGGAACCAACGCGCTCGATCCGCAGGAACAGATCGGCCTGCGCGGTTCCATAACGCTGTCCGGCAAGACGGGAACCGTTTCCGTTCCGTATTATCCGACGGATACCGTCGAGGCGGTCGTAAGCCGCATAAACGATTCCGACGGTGAAGTCAAAGCCTATCTCGACCGGAACGGCAATCTGGTGCTGAAAGCAACGACCGCTCAAGCTCAGGAAAATCCGGATTTCGTCATTCGGCACGTTGAAGATTCAAGTCATTTTCTTGCCGGATACGCGGGTATTCTGCAGGGATCCGGGCCCGAAAACGCATACGATTTTGCCCGCCCGGACTCGGTGGACGTTTTGAACGGTGCCGGAACCGGCGGCGGTGCGCAGTACGCGGTTTCTCCGGTGCTGAACCCTTCCGCGTATATAGCGGTTAATCCCGCAATTACCGGCGACGTATTGTCCGTTGCGTCTTCTTTTCCCGGAGCGTCCGGGTACGGTGAAAACGGCGACGGCCGTGCGGCTTCCGCAATAGCGGCTATCCGCAATTCAAACGTCATGATCGGCCGGTATCGGACGCTGGACGATTATTTTGCCGAATCGGTGACGAACGTCGCGCTGAAAGGCGAGCAGGCGGAAATAAACATGCTCAGCCAGAATTCAATTCTGGCCGATCTGCGTACGCTGCGCGATTCGATTTCCGGCGTAAACGTTGATGAAGAACTTGCTGATATTATCAAATTCCAGCATGGATATAACGCGGCGGCAAAATTCATTACCGTTATGGACGAGCTGCTGGATACGGTGATAAACCGGCTCGGCGTATGA
- the argC gene encoding N-acetyl-gamma-glutamyl-phosphate reductase, with protein MISAGIIGATGYAGVELVRLLLQHPDVKALYISSVSFEGQLITDIYPNLYGLCASKNGAVCGKTTGVLGTADEVVEASDVVFTALPHGIAEQYADRCVKTGKKLIDLSADFRFDEDEATFTQWYKKEWEYPAVHAESVYGLPEMNRERIRCARIIGNPGCYVTSATLALLPALKAGIIETDPIIVDSKSGVTGAGRTASMTNHFCECGESAAAYAVGAHRHQPEIAHNCAKAAGKPCGVVFTPHLLPMSRGIISTVYAPLVRELDTERIRSMYADFYTDEPFVRVLPAGKNPTTKNVRGSNYCDVQVYAVHGGKMLQIVSVLDNMLKGASGQAVQNMNLLYGFAETAGIDMVPAAF; from the coding sequence ATGATTTCTGCGGGTATTATCGGCGCCACCGGATACGCAGGGGTAGAGCTGGTTAGGCTTTTGCTTCAGCATCCGGACGTAAAGGCTTTGTACATCAGTTCCGTCAGTTTTGAAGGTCAGCTTATTACTGATATTTATCCCAATTTATACGGTTTGTGCGCGTCAAAAAACGGTGCGGTTTGCGGAAAAACGACCGGCGTGCTGGGAACTGCGGATGAAGTGGTCGAGGCGTCGGACGTCGTGTTCACGGCGCTGCCGCACGGTATCGCCGAGCAATACGCCGACCGCTGTGTCAAAACGGGCAAAAAACTGATAGATTTGTCCGCCGATTTCCGCTTTGATGAAGACGAAGCGACTTTTACGCAATGGTATAAAAAAGAATGGGAATATCCCGCCGTTCACGCGGAGTCCGTATACGGACTTCCCGAAATGAACCGGGAACGGATACGCTGTGCGCGTATCATCGGCAATCCCGGCTGTTACGTTACGTCCGCAACGCTCGCACTGCTTCCCGCACTGAAAGCCGGTATCATCGAAACTGATCCGATTATCGTAGACAGCAAAAGCGGCGTTACCGGAGCCGGGCGCACTGCGTCCATGACGAATCATTTCTGCGAATGCGGTGAATCCGCGGCCGCGTACGCCGTCGGCGCGCACCGGCATCAGCCGGAAATCGCGCACAATTGCGCAAAAGCTGCCGGAAAACCGTGCGGCGTCGTTTTTACGCCGCATCTGCTGCCGATGAGCCGCGGCATTATCAGTACGGTGTACGCGCCGTTGGTGCGGGAACTCGACACCGAACGTATCCGCTCGATGTACGCCGATTTTTATACGGACGAACCGTTCGTTCGCGTTCTTCCGGCCGGAAAAAATCCGACGACTAAAAACGTCCGCGGCTCGAATTACTGCGACGTGCAGGTATACGCCGTGCACGGCGGAAAAATGCTGCAGATCGTGTCCGTGCTGGACAATATGCTGAAAGGCGCGTCCGGCCAGGCCGTCCAGAACATGAACTTGCTGTACGGTTTTGCCGAAACGGCGGGAATCGATATGGTTCCCGCCGCATTCTAG
- the fliW gene encoding flagellar assembly protein FliW, translating into MEVETKAQGTVCVDESQNLSFPAGLFGFESYTEFVLFESEYKPFFWLQSVQDKSLAFLVVDPFLICSEYELDVDDKTLAEIGVKSPSDVFVLAIVTVPPNGTPVTVNLQGPLIVNKRNKNCLQVILSDPQWGTKHDILAEMKKRGNLC; encoded by the coding sequence ATGGAAGTAGAAACAAAAGCGCAGGGCACCGTGTGCGTCGACGAATCACAGAATCTCTCGTTTCCGGCGGGGTTATTCGGATTCGAGTCTTATACGGAATTCGTCTTGTTTGAATCGGAATACAAACCGTTTTTCTGGCTGCAGTCGGTACAGGATAAATCGCTGGCTTTTTTGGTCGTCGACCCGTTTCTGATTTGCAGCGAGTACGAGCTGGACGTTGACGATAAAACGCTTGCCGAAATCGGCGTAAAATCTCCGTCCGACGTATTCGTTCTGGCGATCGTTACGGTTCCACCGAACGGCACTCCGGTAACGGTAAACCTGCAGGGCCCGCTCATCGTCAATAAGCGGAATAAGAATTGCCTGCAAGTCATTTTGTCGGATCCGCAGTGGGGAACGAAACACGATATCCTTGCCGAAATGAAAAAACGGGGGAATTTATGCTGA
- a CDS encoding flagellar hook-associated protein 3, giving the protein MRRVSSAMTNSDVQGNLRIQESRLNKANNQMGSQQRLQSLREDPLAAGHLVRYQSYLGRVQTFEKNAQTLTDRFSLTEGYMNQSLDVMHRIRELAVTGATGTNTPDDLKNMASEVDELLKELVQNANATGPDGTSLFAGTRTNRTAFDIEMGAVPGSAEPKIAAVRYNGNIDGNKIEVDERAYLEVESAGNKVFWSEPQRLFGSRDASSYRAGADSVISVDGKQIQVAAGDNVYALAAKINVSGAAVRASVDPVTRGLNLQTTDSRQLWLEDASGSVLNDLGLIKDASQRPPYNLGDSTRLSGGSLFDSVIALRDAMLSGDQETIGGRVLGSLDGAVNNLVTRLAQSGAQYERAVQNITRNSATALNVTSQISREGDLDFTKAVTDMKMLEYVHQATLSTAGKMYSNTLLNYMK; this is encoded by the coding sequence ATGAGAAGAGTCAGTTCCGCTATGACGAACAGCGACGTGCAGGGAAATCTGCGCATACAGGAATCGCGACTGAACAAGGCGAACAATCAGATGGGCAGCCAGCAGCGGCTCCAGTCGCTGCGTGAAGATCCGCTGGCTGCAGGACATTTGGTTCGGTATCAGTCGTATTTGGGGCGCGTGCAGACGTTTGAAAAGAACGCCCAAACGCTGACCGACCGTTTTTCCCTTACGGAAGGATACATGAATCAGTCGCTCGACGTCATGCACCGTATCCGCGAACTTGCCGTTACCGGTGCAACCGGTACGAACACTCCCGACGATCTTAAAAATATGGCGTCTGAAGTGGACGAATTGCTGAAAGAACTCGTGCAGAACGCGAACGCGACGGGACCCGACGGCACGTCGCTTTTCGCGGGAACCCGCACGAACCGGACTGCGTTCGATATCGAAATGGGCGCCGTTCCCGGTTCCGCGGAACCGAAAATTGCGGCAGTCCGCTATAACGGCAATATCGACGGCAATAAAATCGAAGTGGACGAACGCGCGTATCTTGAAGTTGAATCGGCCGGCAACAAAGTGTTCTGGTCCGAACCGCAGCGCCTGTTCGGCAGCCGCGACGCGTCTTCGTACCGTGCGGGCGCAGACAGCGTGATTTCCGTTGACGGAAAGCAGATACAAGTGGCTGCGGGCGACAACGTGTACGCGCTTGCAGCAAAGATAAACGTTTCCGGAGCGGCAGTCCGCGCGTCCGTAGATCCGGTTACCCGCGGCCTTAACCTGCAGACAACCGATTCGCGCCAGCTGTGGCTTGAAGACGCGTCCGGTTCCGTGCTGAACGACTTGGGACTGATCAAAGATGCCTCCCAGCGCCCGCCGTACAATCTGGGCGACAGTACGCGGCTCTCCGGCGGTTCGCTTTTCGACAGCGTGATCGCGCTGCGCGACGCGATGCTTTCAGGCGATCAGGAAACGATCGGCGGCCGGGTTCTCGGCAGTCTCGACGGTGCGGTGAACAATCTGGTAACGCGTCTCGCCCAATCGGGTGCGCAATATGAACGCGCCGTGCAGAATATCACCCGCAATTCCGCTACCGCACTGAACGTAACGTCGCAAATTTCGCGCGAAGGCGATCTTGATTTTACGAAAGCCGTTACCGACATGAAAATGCTCGAATACGTTCATCAGGCAACGTTGAGCACGGCCGGTAAAATGTATTCAAATACGCTGCTCAATTATATGAAATAG
- a CDS encoding heavy metal translocating P-type ATPase yields the protein MIKEEFYTIGGMSCAACSSAVERVTRKLDGVVRSDVNLTTGKLLIRYDDEKVTPELIIGKVTKAGFSCEPANRQKKPAEKKRTADTPQIVRLTGSWIFTGLLLYVSMGSMLPHPVPLPALFDMHANPVNFAVLQLLLTIPVLVWGKHFFVNGFSALLHRNPNMNSLVALGSACSFAYSLVLTFLISANPAHVHHLYYESAAVVLTFIMTGKYLESRSTAKTKDAITALMKLAPDTALLVRNDTVTEVATDSLKPGDVILVKPGSRIPADGTVSEGSSSVDESMLTGESLPVDKAKGGTVTGGSMNLNGMLHVTVTKTGADSTLSQIIRCMEDAQGKKAPIAKIADRISGVFVPTVMGIACAAGIAWFAAGMDAAFVLRIVTSVLVIACPCALGLATPAAIMVGTGLGAANGILIRNGEALETTGKITAAVLDKTGTVTEGKPKVTAVLSEKGVNERHVLAYAALAESGSEHPLARAIIAAEKAARSPDDAATNGTGTGDAATAGGKVISFKNIPGKGIVARAELKGSQYFIYAGNRRFMDEESIGVPAETETKAESLTKQGHTITYVASERIDSGGKSYGQAALQGLIGISDTVRETSIEAVRMLKNAGISVHLLTGDNKNAAEHIAKQIGADTVKAEVLPQEKAEAVKNLQRAGERVMMVGDGINDAPALVQADCGIAVGGGSDIAVDAGSIVLMKGDLRDAAKAVKLSRLTLRTIKQNLFWAFLYNVVGIPIAAGALYPFTGTLLTPMIAGFAMSVSSVCVVTNALRLKTKKL from the coding sequence ATGATAAAAGAAGAATTTTATACTATCGGAGGGATGTCGTGCGCGGCGTGCAGCAGCGCGGTGGAACGGGTCACCCGAAAACTCGACGGAGTCGTACGGAGCGACGTAAATCTGACGACAGGCAAACTGCTTATCCGGTACGACGATGAAAAGGTAACGCCGGAACTCATAATCGGCAAAGTAACGAAAGCCGGATTTTCATGCGAACCGGCAAACCGGCAAAAAAAACCGGCTGAAAAAAAACGTACAGCCGACACGCCGCAGATCGTGCGGCTCACCGGTTCCTGGATATTCACCGGATTACTGCTGTACGTGTCGATGGGTTCCATGCTGCCGCATCCCGTACCGCTTCCGGCATTGTTCGACATGCACGCCAATCCGGTCAATTTTGCAGTGCTGCAGCTGCTGCTCACGATCCCCGTACTGGTGTGGGGCAAACATTTTTTCGTAAACGGTTTTTCGGCCCTGCTCCACCGGAATCCGAACATGAACTCGCTGGTAGCGCTCGGCAGCGCCTGTTCGTTCGCGTACAGTCTGGTGCTGACGTTCCTTATTTCGGCTAATCCGGCGCACGTTCATCACCTGTACTACGAATCGGCGGCAGTCGTGCTGACGTTCATTATGACCGGCAAATATCTTGAGTCGCGGAGCACAGCGAAAACGAAAGACGCAATCACCGCACTGATGAAACTTGCCCCGGATACGGCGCTGCTCGTCCGGAACGACACGGTTACCGAAGTGGCGACCGATTCTCTGAAACCCGGAGACGTCATACTGGTAAAACCGGGCTCACGCATTCCCGCAGACGGCACCGTTTCCGAAGGTTCCAGTTCCGTCGACGAATCGATGCTTACCGGTGAAAGTCTTCCCGTGGACAAAGCGAAAGGCGGCACGGTTACCGGAGGCAGCATGAACTTGAACGGTATGCTGCACGTAACCGTTACCAAAACCGGCGCGGACTCGACGCTTTCCCAAATAATCCGCTGCATGGAAGACGCGCAGGGCAAAAAAGCACCGATCGCCAAAATCGCGGATCGGATTTCGGGCGTGTTCGTTCCCACCGTTATGGGAATCGCCTGCGCAGCGGGAATCGCCTGGTTCGCCGCCGGAATGGACGCGGCGTTCGTGCTGCGCATCGTAACGTCGGTGCTGGTCATCGCGTGCCCGTGCGCGCTGGGACTCGCAACGCCGGCAGCCATAATGGTCGGAACCGGTCTGGGTGCGGCGAACGGGATACTCATCCGCAACGGTGAAGCGCTGGAAACGACCGGAAAAATCACGGCCGCCGTGCTCGACAAAACCGGAACCGTCACGGAGGGAAAACCGAAAGTAACCGCGGTGCTGAGCGAAAAGGGAGTGAACGAACGGCACGTGCTTGCGTACGCGGCGCTGGCCGAATCGGGCTCCGAACACCCGCTGGCCCGTGCGATTATCGCAGCGGAAAAAGCCGCACGCAGCCCGGACGATGCGGCTACAAACGGAACGGGCACCGGGGATGCGGCTACGGCCGGCGGTAAAGTGATTTCGTTCAAAAACATTCCCGGCAAGGGAATCGTTGCCCGCGCCGAACTGAAAGGCAGTCAGTACTTCATCTATGCGGGAAACCGCCGCTTTATGGACGAAGAATCGATCGGCGTTCCGGCGGAAACGGAAACGAAAGCCGAATCGCTTACCAAACAGGGGCACACGATTACGTACGTCGCTTCCGAACGGATAGACAGCGGCGGAAAATCTTACGGACAGGCGGCGCTGCAGGGTCTGATCGGCATTTCGGATACCGTCAGGGAAACCAGTATCGAAGCGGTTCGGATGCTGAAAAACGCCGGAATTTCAGTACACCTGCTCACCGGCGACAATAAAAACGCAGCGGAACATATCGCGAAGCAAATCGGAGCGGACACGGTCAAGGCGGAAGTGCTGCCGCAGGAAAAGGCCGAGGCCGTAAAAAATTTGCAGCGCGCGGGTGAACGGGTCATGATGGTCGGAGACGGCATCAACGACGCGCCCGCGCTCGTACAGGCCGACTGCGGAATAGCCGTCGGCGGCGGAAGCGACATAGCGGTGGACGCCGGCAGTATCGTTTTAATGAAAGGCGACTTACGGGACGCAGCGAAAGCGGTAAAACTGAGCCGGCTTACGCTGCGAACCATAAAACAGAATCTGTTCTGGGCGTTTTTATACAACGTCGTCGGTATTCCGATCGCTGCGGGCGCGCTGTATCCGTTCACCGGAACGCTGCTGACCCCCATGATTGCGGGATTCGCCATGTCCGTCAGTTCCGTATGCGTCGTTACGAACGCACTCAGGCTGAAAACAAAAAAATTATAA
- a CDS encoding heavy-metal-associated domain-containing protein yields the protein MVTLQVPDMHCAKCVARISKALDDAGLTYRVSLEDKTVSIDGCDNCVRTAVQELDDLGFSASVKK from the coding sequence ATGGTTACGTTACAAGTTCCCGACATGCACTGCGCGAAGTGCGTTGCCAGAATCAGCAAGGCGCTCGACGACGCCGGTCTTACGTATCGGGTATCGCTCGAAGATAAAACGGTCTCCATCGACGGGTGCGATAACTGCGTCCGGACGGCCGTACAGGAGCTTGACGATTTGGGCTTTTCCGCATCGGTTAAAAAATAA
- a CDS encoding ATP-binding protein — translation MEQIKELRSGDNDALFDKTNMLYKEFPSDFRQIRYFTLLIVQSAPLEIKEINLLEQQISEVIKNAVKHGNNCDINKKVRVWYSFSPTHAHIIVEDEGEGFKDLEKWNDFNRRRLECLHNQNFEELSNFVSFRTKRSDDQDGGNALFAALEYWNGGFVYNGKRNGVAMLKKFQQKRHGITADGE, via the coding sequence ATGGAACAGATAAAAGAATTACGTTCAGGCGACAATGATGCGTTATTCGATAAAACGAATATGCTGTATAAAGAATTTCCCTCGGATTTCAGACAGATTCGTTATTTTACGCTGCTGATAGTTCAATCCGCACCGTTGGAAATAAAGGAAATAAACCTGCTTGAGCAGCAGATCAGCGAAGTTATCAAGAATGCCGTAAAACACGGAAACAACTGCGATATCAACAAAAAAGTTCGTGTCTGGTATTCTTTCAGCCCCACTCACGCACACATTATCGTTGAAGACGAAGGTGAAGGCTTTAAAGACCTTGAAAAGTGGAACGACTTCAACCGCAGAAGACTTGAATGCCTGCATAATCAGAATTTTGAAGAGTTGTCGAATTTCGTTTCGTTCCGTACCAAACGGAGCGACGATCAGGACGGCGGAAACGCATTGTTTGCAGCGCTTGAATATTGGAACGGCGGTTTCGTCTACAACGGAAAGCGGAACGGCGTCGCCATGCTCAAAAAATTCCAGCAGAAACGCCACGGAATCACGGCTGACGGAGAATAA
- the csrA gene encoding carbon storage regulator CsrA, which produces MLILSRKVTEKIKIGDEITVTIMEIRGDQVKIGVEAPKNVKVFRQEIFNAIQDENRAAVSPANLGVLSNLFTK; this is translated from the coding sequence ATGCTGATTCTCTCCCGTAAAGTTACCGAAAAGATAAAAATAGGCGATGAAATCACCGTTACGATTATGGAAATCCGCGGCGATCAAGTTAAAATCGGCGTGGAAGCGCCCAAAAACGTAAAAGTGTTCAGGCAGGAGATTTTCAACGCGATTCAGGATGAAAACCGTGCCGCGGTTTCACCGGCAAATCTGGGCGTTCTTTCCAATCTGTTTACGAAATGA